The Raphanus sativus cultivar WK10039 chromosome 2, ASM80110v3, whole genome shotgun sequence genome includes a region encoding these proteins:
- the LOC130508636 gene encoding uncharacterized protein LOC130508636 gives MLTIEKYWKTLTRDDPSVNHHQISLTEAPYTNLRDLSPSRRSLSRRSLSLSRGTLDSRIRIVLLEVHRDSLQFSRTQQFNDVTQGLGTLGELGNVGGVLNDGTGTLVFNHGTQGDIQGLENQTRGLDRHQRNQLEEVLPEVHRDSLQFSQNQQFNVHTQGLGTLGGLGNVGGVLNDGTGTGTGTLVFNHGTQGDTQDQQFNDVTLGLGNQTRGLGRQQRNQPEVLPEVHRDSLQFSHDDDLYVFNDLGNLGELGNLQGVFNNNDSTLVDDHGSLVFHDDVTLVFDNEGNLVDTLVFNDDGTLVDPFVFNDDGTLVDPLVFEEDGTLALNNDGTQGVVTQGVTQGDGTQGNGTQGDGIQGDGTQGDGTQGVFKDGFHLRSLYGQGDEDI, from the exons ATGTTAACTATAGAAAAGTACTGG AAAACTCTAACGAGGGATGACCCTTCCGTGAATCATCATCAGATCTCTCTCACAGAGGCTCCTTACACGAATCTCAGAGATCTCTCTCCCTCTCGAAGATCTCTCTCTcgaagatctctctctctctcccgcGGAACTCTCGATTCACGGATCCGA ATAGTCTTGCTTGAAGTCCACCGAGACAGCCTGCAGTTCTCCCGGACTCAGCAGTTCAATGACGTTACTCAAGGTCTTGGGACCCTTGGAGAACTTGGGAACGTTGGAGGAGTATTAAACGACGGCACTGGCACTCTTGTCTTCAACCACGGTACTCAAGGAGATATTCAAGGACTTGAGAACCAGACCCGAGGACTTGACAGGCACCAGCGCAACCAGCTTGAAGAAGTCTTGCCTGAAGTCCACCGAGACAGCCTGCAGTTCTCCCAAAATCAGCAGTTCAACGTTCATACTCAAGGTCTTGGGACCCTTGGAGGACTTGGGAACGTTGGAGGAGTCTTAAACGATGGCACTGGCACTGGCACTGGCACTCTTGTCTTCAACCACGGCACTCAAGGAGATACTCAAGACCAGCAGTTCAACGATGTTACTCTAGGACTTGGGAACCAGACCCGAGGACTTGGCAGGCAACAGCGCAACCAGCCTGAAGTCTTGCCTGAGGTCCACCGAGACAGCCTGCAGTTCTCCCACGATGACGACCTTTATGTTTTCAACGACCTTGGGAACCTGGGAGAACTTGGGAACCTTCAAGGAGTCTTCAACAACAACGACAGCACTCTTGTCGACGACCACGGCTCTCTTGTCTTTCATGATGACGTTACTCTTGTCTTCGACAACGAGGGCAATCTTGTCGATACTCTTGTCTTCAACGACGACGGCACCCTTGTTGACCCTTTTGTCTTCAACGACGACGGCACCCTTGTTGACCCTCTTGTCTTCGAGGAAGATGGTACTCTTGCCTTAAACAACGACGGCACTCAAGGAGTCGTCACTCAAGGAGTCACTCAAGGAGACGGCACTCAAGGAAACGGCACTCAAGGAGACGGCATTCAAGGAGACGGCACTCAAGGAGACGGCACTCAAGGAGTCTTCAAGGACGGCTTCCATCTCCGTTCTTTATACGGACAAGGTGACGAGGACATTTAG
- the LOC108838167 gene encoding uncharacterized protein LOC108838167 isoform X2, protein MWGAAAEPADSYYQIRPECTDVPNTRFKIKPGKTLSVRKWQAAFTQEGVLDIGKTLNRIQRGGIHPSIRGEVWEFLLGCYDPKSTFDERDQIRQRRRLQYASWKQECKQMFPVIGSGGFITAPVITDKGQPILDPLVLQETNLGEDSDFFKELESRGPLDEKVIQWLLTLHQIGLDVKRTDRTLVFYEKKENLSKLWDILALYAWIDNDVGYCQGMSDLCSPMIMLLEDEADAFWCFERLMRRLRGNFRSTGRSVGVEAQLTHLSTITQIIDPKLHHHLENLGGGDYLFAIRMIMVQFRREFSFCDSLYLWEMMWGLEYDPEMYSLYEEPEFEGERTEGSSKGKPKSIKQCGKYERENMKNAGKGSAEGPLPISVFLVASVLKDKSSKLMTEARGLDDVVKILNDITGNLDAKKACSGAMKLHKKYLKKAKK, encoded by the exons ATGTGGGGAGCGGCGGCAGAACCAGCAGATTCTTATTACCAGATTCGCCCTGAATGCACCGATGTCCCCAATACCAGATTCAAGATCAAA CCAGGTAAAACTCTTAGTGTAAGGAAATGGCAGGCTGCATTTACACAGGAAGGTGTCCTCGATATTGGCAAGACTCTCAATCGAATCCAACGAGGG GGGATCCATCCATCTATCAGAGGAGAAGTGTGGGAGTTCTTACTTGGTTGCTATGATCCAAAGAGCACTTTTGATGAAAGAGACCAAATCAGACAACGTAGAAG ATTGCAGTATGCTTCTTGGAAGCAGGAATGTAAACAAATGTTTCCTGTCATCGGAAGTGGTGGATTCATCACCGCACCTGTGATTACCGATAAGGGTCAACCCATTCTTGATCCTCTGGTACTACAAGAAACAAATctag GGGAGGATTCTGATTTCTTCAAAGAGCTTGAAAGCAGAGGACCTTTGGACGAGAAAGTTATCCAATGGTTGCTAACACTTCACCAGATAGGTCTTGATGTAAAACGCACGGACAGGACATTGGTATTCTACGAGAAGAAGGAGAATTTGTCAAAGCTTTGGGACATTCTAGCTCTTTACGCCTGGATAGACAACGACGTTGGGTATTGCCAAGGAATGAGTGATCTTTGCTCCCCTATGATCATGCTTCTTGAAGACGAAGCTGATgctttttggtgttttgaaagATTGATGCGAAGATTG AGAGGAAACTTCAGGAGCACGGGAAGATCAGTTGGAGTTGAAGCACAGCTTACTCATTTGTCTACAATCACTCAGATCATAGACCCTAAGCTTCACCATCACTTAG AGAATCTTGGTGGAGGAGACTATCTCTTTGCTATTCGGATGATAATGGTTCAGTTCAGAAGAGAGTTCTCCTTTTGCGACTCCTTGTACCTTTGGGAG ATGATGTGGGGATTAGAGTATGACCCTGAGATGTATTCTCTGTACGAAGAGCCTGAGTTCGAGGGAGAAAGAACCGAAGGTTCCTCCAAAGGCAAACCGAAGTCGATAAAACAATGTGGCAAGTACGAGAGAGAGAACATGAAGAACGCTGGAAAAGGCAGCGCAGAAGGTCCGTTGCCTATATCGGTGTTCTTAGTGGCGAGTGTTTTGAAAGACAAGAGTTCTAAGCTTATGACTGAAGCTCGAGGACTTGATGATGTTGTTAAG ATCTTAAACGACATAACCGGAAACTTGGATGCTAAAAAGGCATGTTCTGGTGCAATGAAACTACACAAGAAGTACCTAAAAAAG GCCAAGAAATAG
- the LOC108837050 gene encoding thiamine thiazole synthase, chloroplastic → MASITSTLSLSSTKPQRLFDSSFHGSSISSAAPVSVGLKPRSLSVRAATAGYDLNAFTFDPIKESIVSREMTRRYMTDMITYAETDVVVVGAGSAGLSCAYEISKNPNVQVAIIEQSVSPGGGAWLGGQLFSAMIVRKPAHLFLDEIGVPYDEQDNYVVIKHAALFTSTIMSKLLARPNVKLFNAVAAEDLIVKGNRVGGVVTNWSLVSQNHDTQSCMDPNVMEAKIVVSSCGHDGPFGATGVKRLKSIGLIDHVPGMKALDMNTAEDAIVRLTREVVPGMILTGMEVAELDGAPRMGPTFGAMMISGQKAAHLALKALGQPNVLDGSYVGDLSPELVLAAADSAETVDA, encoded by the exons ATGGCGTCAATCACCTCcactctctccctctcttccaCCAAGCCTCAGCGTCTTTTCGACTCCTCTTTCCATGGCTCATCCATCTCCTCCGCCGCACCTGTCTCCGTCGGTCTCAAACCACGCTCCCTCTCCGTCCGCGCCGCCACCGCCGGCTACGATCTCAACGCCTTCACTTTTGATCCCATCAAGGAGTCCATCGTGTCTCGCGAGATGACCAGGAGGTACATGACTGATATGATCACTTACGCCGAGACCGACGTCGTCGTCGTTGGTGCTGGTTCCGCTGGACTATCGTGCGCTTACGAGATCAGCAAGAACCCTAACGTTCAGGTCGCGATCATCGAACAGTCTGTCAGTCCTGGCGGTGGCGCGTGGCTCGGTGGTCAGCTTTTCTCCGCCATG ATTGTGCGCAAACCAGCTCACTTGTTCCTTGACGAGATTGGTGTACCCTACGATGAGCAAGACAACTACGTCGTAATCAAGCACGCTGCTCTCTTCACATCCACCATCATGAGCAAGCTCTTGGCTCGTCCCAACGTGAAGCTCTTCAACGCTGTCGCCGCCGAGGATCTGATTGTGAAAGGAAACAGAGTCGGTGGTGTGGTGACAAACTGGTCTCTTGTGTCTCAGAACCACGACACACAGTCTTGCATGGACCCTAACGTGATGGAGGCCAAGATTGTTGTCAGCTCGTGTGGTCATGATGGTCCTTTTGGAGCCACTGGTGTGAAGAGGTTGAAGAGCATTGGGTTGATTGATCATGTTCCTGGAATGAAAGCTCTGGACATGAACACAGCTGAAGACGCTATTGTGAGGTTGACCAGGGAGGTTGTTCCCGGTATGATCCTGACCGGTATGGAAGTTGCTGAGCTCGATGGCGCACCAAGAATG GGACCAACATTCGGAGCTATGATGATATCGGGACAGAAGGCGGCACATCTAGCTCTCAAAGCTTTGGGACAGCCTAATGTTTTGGATGGATCCTATGTCGGAGACCTAAGCCCGGAGCTTGTCTTAGCAGCTGCTGATTCAGCTGAAACCGTAGATGCTTaa
- the LOC108840939 gene encoding uncharacterized protein LOC108840939 yields the protein MDRWKIDNLDLKTVVKDALLSGRLPLAVLQLHLQHSKDSSENGEHHDTFTEVRDVRRAIAYDLFLKGELGVATATLQRLGEDVEACLNQLVFGTMMRSLRYQIAEEMRKHGFLRPYEDNVLERISLIERLYPSSQFWETYLTRRKELLRADVPFDSSKISLHLGGSSLFQHLEIESEVDGVVLGSWKKINESASELAPDETDAIAGYWAAAAVWSNAWDQRTFDHNVSYSA from the exons ATGGATCGTTGGAAGATTGATAATTTGGATTTGAAAACCGTGGTTAAAGATGCCTTGCTCTCCGGTCGACTCCCTTTAGCGGTTCTTCAATTGCATCTTCAACATTCTAAAGACTCGTCTGAAAATGGAGAGCACCATGATACATTTACTGAAGTTCGTGATGTCAGAAGAGCTATTGCTTATGACCTATTTTTGAAG GGTGAACTTGGGGTTGCCACTGCAACTTTGCAAAGGCTCGGAGAGGATGTAGAAGCGTGTCTCAACCAGTTGGTATTTGGCACAATGATGAGATCTCTTCGTTATCAAATTGCCGAAGAAATGAGAAAACATGGTTTCTTAAGACCATATGAAGACAATGTACTTGAGAGGATATCTCTTATCGAG AGGCTTTATCCTAGCAGTCAGTTTTGGGAAACATATCTTACTCGTCGAAAAGAACTCCTGAGAGCTGATGTACCTTTTGACTCCAGTAAAATTAGTTTGCACCTTGGGGGGTCTTCTCTGTTCCAGCATCTTGAGATTGAATCTGAGGTTGATGGTGTTGTTCTAGGTTCttggaaaaaaatcaatgagAGTGCATCTGAGCTTGCGCCTGATGAAACCGATGCAATTGCTGGTTACTGGGCTGCAGCAGCTGTTTGGTCAAATGCTTGGGATCAGAGAACATTTGATCAT AATGTTAGCTACTCTGCATAG
- the LOC108833722 gene encoding putative defensin-like protein 307, producing the protein MEKSTLIFTGILFFSTCTPILARTGYQPCKRNSDCARLKCPSPLGHSTCVKGGCQCPFEEHAALPDDTNCGVATCFDYCKAKGEIFHVCLLNHCYCRKPPT; encoded by the exons ATGGAGAAATCAACTTTGATATTCACTGGTATCCTATTTTTTTCAACAT GTACACCAATTCTGGCACGAACTGGATATCAACCTTGCAAGAGGAACTCTGATTGTGCTAGACTCAAATGTCCATCACCACTGGGACACTCCACGTGTGTGAAGGGTGGTTGTCAATGCCCTTTTGAAGAACATGCGGCATTACCAGATGATACCAACTGTGGTGTGGCTACTTGCTTTGACTATTGCAAGGCAAAAGGAGAAATATTTCATGTTTGTCTTTTGAACCATTGCTACTGTCGCAAACCTCCCACGTAG
- the LOC108825254 gene encoding transcription factor ILR3, giving the protein MIILKLLSEEVFDFSRGEMTQQKIKELKQSLNSEFKLIHELCLYVLSASQRQDLIRSTLSALHAYLSWIPLGYIFESPFWARCESSSATSSKACREKQRRDRLNDKFTELSVILEPGNPPKTDKAAILVDAVRMVTQLRGEAQKLKDSNSSLQDKIKELKTEKNELRDEKQRLKTEKEKLEQQLKAMNAPQPSFFPAPPMMPTAFASAQGQAPGNKMVPIISYPGVAMWQFMPPTSVDTSQDHVLRPPVA; this is encoded by the exons ATGATCATTTTAAAA CTCCTAAGCGAAGAGGTTTTTGATTTCTCAAGAGGAGAAATGACTCAGCAGAAGATTAAAGAGCTGAAACAATCTCTAAACAG CGAGTTTAAACTCATTCACGAGCTATGCCTATATGTCCTCTCAGCATCTCAAAGGCAGGATCTTATACGTTCAACACTGTCTGCGTTGCATGCCTATCTATCCTGGATTCCGTTGGGCTATATATTTGAGTCTCCTTTTTG GGCCAGATGTGAATCATCCTCTGCCACTAGTTCGAAAGCATGTAGAGAGAAGCAGCGTCGAGACAGGCTTAATGACAA GTTTACCGAATTGAGTGTAATTCTGGAGCCTGGAAATCCTCCCAAAACAGACAAGGCTGCAATCTTGGTCGATGCTGTCCGCATGGTGACACAGCTACGCGGCGAGGCTCAGAAGTTGAAGGACTCGAATTCAAGTCTTCAGGACAAAATCAAAGAGTTAAAG ACCGAGAAAAACGAGCTGCGAGATGAGAAACAGAGGCTGAAGACAGAGAAAGAGAAGCTGGAGCAGCAGCTGAAAGCCATGAATGCTCCTCAACCAAGCTTTTTCCCAGCTCCACCTATGATGCCAACTGCTTTTGCTTCTGCGCAAGGCCAAGCTCCCGGAAACAAGATGGTGCCAATCATCAGTTACCCTGGAGTTGCCATGTGGCAGTTCATGCCTCCTACTTCGGTCGATACCTCTCAGGATCATGTCCTTCGTCCACCAGTTGCTtaa
- the LOC108838167 gene encoding uncharacterized protein LOC108838167 isoform X1 — protein sequence MWGAAAEPADSYYQIRPECTDVPNTRFKIKPGKTLSVRKWQAAFTQEGVLDIGKTLNRIQRGGIHPSIRGEVWEFLLGCYDPKSTFDERDQIRQRRRLQYASWKQECKQMFPVIGSGGFITAPVITDKGQPILDPLVLQETNLGEDSDFFKELESRGPLDEKVIQWLLTLHQIGLDVKRTDRTLVFYEKKENLSKLWDILALYAWIDNDVGYCQGMSDLCSPMIMLLEDEADAFWCFERLMRRLRGNFRSTGRSVGVEAQLTHLSTITQIIDPKLHHHLENLGGGDYLFAIRMIMVQFRREFSFCDSLYLWEMMWGLEYDPEMYSLYEEPEFEGERTEGSSKGKPKSIKQCGKYERENMKNAGKGSAEGPLPISVFLVASVLKDKSSKLMTEARGLDDVVKILNDITGNLDAKKACSGAMKLHKKYLKKQAKK from the exons ATGTGGGGAGCGGCGGCAGAACCAGCAGATTCTTATTACCAGATTCGCCCTGAATGCACCGATGTCCCCAATACCAGATTCAAGATCAAA CCAGGTAAAACTCTTAGTGTAAGGAAATGGCAGGCTGCATTTACACAGGAAGGTGTCCTCGATATTGGCAAGACTCTCAATCGAATCCAACGAGGG GGGATCCATCCATCTATCAGAGGAGAAGTGTGGGAGTTCTTACTTGGTTGCTATGATCCAAAGAGCACTTTTGATGAAAGAGACCAAATCAGACAACGTAGAAG ATTGCAGTATGCTTCTTGGAAGCAGGAATGTAAACAAATGTTTCCTGTCATCGGAAGTGGTGGATTCATCACCGCACCTGTGATTACCGATAAGGGTCAACCCATTCTTGATCCTCTGGTACTACAAGAAACAAATctag GGGAGGATTCTGATTTCTTCAAAGAGCTTGAAAGCAGAGGACCTTTGGACGAGAAAGTTATCCAATGGTTGCTAACACTTCACCAGATAGGTCTTGATGTAAAACGCACGGACAGGACATTGGTATTCTACGAGAAGAAGGAGAATTTGTCAAAGCTTTGGGACATTCTAGCTCTTTACGCCTGGATAGACAACGACGTTGGGTATTGCCAAGGAATGAGTGATCTTTGCTCCCCTATGATCATGCTTCTTGAAGACGAAGCTGATgctttttggtgttttgaaagATTGATGCGAAGATTG AGAGGAAACTTCAGGAGCACGGGAAGATCAGTTGGAGTTGAAGCACAGCTTACTCATTTGTCTACAATCACTCAGATCATAGACCCTAAGCTTCACCATCACTTAG AGAATCTTGGTGGAGGAGACTATCTCTTTGCTATTCGGATGATAATGGTTCAGTTCAGAAGAGAGTTCTCCTTTTGCGACTCCTTGTACCTTTGGGAG ATGATGTGGGGATTAGAGTATGACCCTGAGATGTATTCTCTGTACGAAGAGCCTGAGTTCGAGGGAGAAAGAACCGAAGGTTCCTCCAAAGGCAAACCGAAGTCGATAAAACAATGTGGCAAGTACGAGAGAGAGAACATGAAGAACGCTGGAAAAGGCAGCGCAGAAGGTCCGTTGCCTATATCGGTGTTCTTAGTGGCGAGTGTTTTGAAAGACAAGAGTTCTAAGCTTATGACTGAAGCTCGAGGACTTGATGATGTTGTTAAG ATCTTAAACGACATAACCGGAAACTTGGATGCTAAAAAGGCATGTTCTGGTGCAATGAAACTACACAAGAAGTACCTAAAAAAG CAGGCCAAGAAATAG
- the LOC130508635 gene encoding uncharacterized protein LOC130508635, with protein MNEALTKAPSDDEIQSAMFDINPDKAPGPDGMTSLFFQKYWGITAEAVRHMVKEFFKNGTLDPRLNQTNICLLPKTERPIEMTEFRPISLCNVSYKVISKLMSKRLKKCLPKIISETQSAFVARRLITDNILVAHEVFHALRSNPGCRSKFVAIRTDMSKAFDRVEWSFLEALLLKLGFSPQWVSWIKLCISSVSYQVLLNGEPKGSIKPSRGIRQGDPLSPFLFILLTEALISQLQGAESEGRITGLKIARNSPPVSHLLFVDDSLFFCKAEVQQCSELVRIINTYGLSSGQQLNVNKSSILFGSKVPQDIKSELKQSLGISKEGGMGVYLGLPEKICGSKKQAFAFIQERLNNRINSWSGKLLSKGGKEILLKSVAQALPTYIREDSDSEIFRNFNLALLAKQLWRLLQHPSSLLARVLKGRYYRQSSPVDVKKASSPSYVWRSLMAAQPLLKAGLRRSVGTGTNTMVWSDNWIPDTTPRPASPCGPSFNPSLRVSDLIDAATGNWNTTALHALVTSEDIPLIQSLRLRRTNRPDGFVWALSKSGTYSVQSGYALAMTRETSTVPTLVSEPSTTSLKAKAWSLKTSRKIKHFIWQALSDCVPVCSRLTDRHCSKERNCPRCGAENETINHLLFECPPSVQVWALAHIPHSPGTFPSASIFSNLNHLLWRAKGLGLPTSILENVPWILWFIWKARNDKLFNGKDTSPLDTVQIAISEAGNWKLAQVMLSHNEEEAPPPPCTQPTGPRCSIDASWHQDDALFGGGMVLTNEDGVTTFGSFTSNRGLTPLHAEFHTLLWAMKSSLQMNHFDMTFETDCQQLVKIIVDEEEEDWPSLLVEIEEFHHLHSMFNFCSLRFIPRSCNVRADSLAKAARARGTIFSHVISRIPSRTAQTDQMEIL; from the exons ATGAATGAGGCTCTCACAAAAGCTCCATCAGATGATGAGATACAAAGTGCAATGTTTGATATAAATCCCGACAAAGCTCCAGGCCCGGATGGGATGACGAGTCTCTTTTTTCAAAAGTATTGGGGCATTACCGCTGAGGCAGTAAGGCATATGGTTAAAGAGTTTTTCAAGAACGGGACCTTGGATCCCCgtctaaaccaaaccaatatcTGCCTCCTTCCTAAGACCGAGAGACCGATCGAGATGACTGAATTCAGACCTATCAGCCTGTGCAATGTCTCGTATAAAGTTATATCCAAGCTCATGAGCAAGCGCTTAAAAAAATGTCTCCCCAAGATTATCTCAGAGACTCAATCGGCCTTCGTAGCCAGACGTCTGATCACAGACAATATTCTCGTCGCACACGAAGTATTCCACGCCCTACGCTCCAATCCTGGATGTCGATCCAAATTTGTCGCAATCAGAACGGATATGAGCAAGGCCTTTGATAGAGTAGAATGGTCCTTCCTGGAAGCTCTCCTTCTGAAACTTGGCTTCTCCCCGCAGTGGGTCTCATGGATCAAACTCTGCATATCATCAGTCTCATATCAAGTTTTGCTCAACGGTGAACCAAAAGGAAGTATCAAACCATCGCGTGGCATCCGGCAAGGGGATCCCTTATCACCTTTCCTCTTTATTCTCCTAACGGAAGCTCTTATCTCCCAGCTTCAAGGAGCAGAAAGCGAGGGACGCATCACAGGCCTCAAAATCGCAAGAAACAGCCCACCTGTTTCCCATCTCCTCTTTGTAGACGACAGCCTTTTCTTCTGCAAAGCTGAAGTCCAACAATGCTCCGAACTGGTCCGGATCATCAATACATACGGTTTATCATCTGGCCAACAGCTGAATGTGAATAAATCATCCATTCTCTTTGGAAGCAAAGTCCCACAGGATATCAAATCAGAGCTGAAACAATCTCTCGGGATCTCGAAAGAGGGAGGCATGGGAGTCTATCTCGGGTTACCAGAGAAAATATGCGGCAGTAAAAAGCAAGCTTTTGCTTTTATTCAAGAACGACTAAATAACCGTATTAACTCCTGGTCCGGAAAACTCCTATCTAAAGGTGGCAAGGAAATTCTTCTCAAATCAGTAGCTCAAGCTCTCCCCACCTAT ATAAGGGAGGACTCGGATTCCGAgattttcagaaattttaatCTCGCTCTCCTTGCGAAGCAACTATGGCGACTACTTCAGCATCCATCATCTCTCCTAGCCCGTGTGCTAAAAGGAAGATACTATCGCCAATCGTCCCCGGTGGATGTTAAAAAAGCAAGCTCTCCGTCGTACGTATGGCGTAGTCTAATGGCCGCTCAGCCCCTGTTAAAGGCCGGACTGAGACGATCAGTAGGGACAGGAACTAACACCATGGTCTGGTCGGACAACTGGATCCCAGACACCACGCCACGACCAGCCTCCCCCTGCGGCCCTTCTTTTAACCCGAGCTTGCGGGTTAGTGACCTGATCGACGCCGCCACAGGTAACTGGAACACGACGGCGCTCCATGCCCTAGTCACCAGCGAAGATATCCCGCTCATCCAGAGCTTGAGACTCAGACGAACTAACCGACCAGACGGGTTTGTTTGGGCCCTCTCGAAATCTGGAACATACTCGGTCCAATCTGGATATGCGCTAGCTATGACAAGAGAAACATCCACCGTACCAACACTGGTCTCGGAACCTAGCACCACGTCCCTGAAAGCCAAAGCTTGGTCTCTCAAGACCTCGAGAAAGATCAAACACTTTATCTGGCAAGCCTTATCAGATTGCGTACCAGTCTGCAGTCGACTAACCGATCGGCATTGTAGTAAAGAACGGAACTGTCCCCGTTGTGGAGCTGAAAATGAAACCATCAACCATTTACTCTTTGAATGTCCTCCATCGGTTCAGGTGTGGGCCTTAGCCCATATCCCTCACTCTCCGGGTACTTTCCCGAGTGCTTCAATTTTCAGCAACCTTAACCACCTCCTATGGCGGGCAAAAGGACTTGGCCTTCCGACGTCAATCCTCGAAAATGTGCCATGGATCTTGTGGTTCATATGGAAAGCTAGAAACGATAAACTTTTTAATGGGAAGGATACATCACCACTGGATACAGTCCAGATAGCCATCTCCGAAGCGGGTAACTGGAAACTAGCTCAAGTCATGCTTTCCCACAACGAGGAGGAAGCTCCCCCGCCACCATGCACGCAACCTACCGGCCCTAGATGCTCCATTGACGCCTCTTGGCATCAAGACGACGCTCTTTTCGGCGGAGGTATGGTCCTAACGAACGAGGATGGGGTAACGACCTTTGGTTCATTCACTAGTAACCGAGGTCTAACCCCCCTACACGCAGAGTTTCATACTTTGCTGTGGGCTATGAAATCCTCACTTCAAAtgaatcattttgatatgactTTTGAGACAGATTGTCAACAACTAGTCAAGATCATCgtagacgaagaagaagaagactggcCATCTTTATTGGTCGAAATTGAAGAGTTTCATCACCTTCATTCTATGTTTAACTTTTGTTCTTTACGTTTTATCCCTCGTTCTTGTAATGTCCGAGCCGACAGTCTTGCAAAAGCTGCTCGTGCTCGTGGAACAATCTTTTCCCATGTAATCTCTAGAATTCCATCCCGGACGGCTCAAACCGACCAAATGGAaattctttaa